In Apus apus isolate bApuApu2 chromosome 25, bApuApu2.pri.cur, whole genome shotgun sequence, the following proteins share a genomic window:
- the CDC6 gene encoding cell division control protein 6 homolog — protein sequence MASSSPQHQPTIAFPRRRSARRLAAPPAKTDPTALRLSPGCPRAPAPAEPAPGTRAARTKALPLSPCKRLSDDNLCNVPHALPCSPAKRSKENQGRRLLFGDPPASPEKPSSPVLSPRRGGQETPRSLGPGRHPARTRLFRQEGTCYQQVKRVLHAAVPERLHGREKETSTIRQFLREHVCGRRPGSLYISGAPGTGKTACLSRVLLDCKDELSGSKTIVLNCMSLSSPQGVFPALGQQLGLPVVTGREGLRRLEAKLTAQGPMVLLVLDELDQLESKGQDVLYTLFEWPQLPRSRLVLVGLANALDLTDRSLARLSARSAGSPQLLHFQPYTREQLAAILQERLGQVEGDPVLDAAALQFCARKVSAVSGDARKALDVCRRAVEVVELEVRSQTLLKPLPSGDPVCPTGDSPVSPVPRRVGLPHISRVISEVFGDRLAPGGQGGRDAFPLQQKVLLCSLLLLARHLHTREVTLGKLHDTYSQVCRRQQLPPVDQVECLSLVTLLESRGVLELKKAKEARLAKVCLKMEEAAVEHALQDVVLVGSILAQGLP from the exons atggccagcagcagcccGCAGCACCAGCCCACCATCGCCTTCCCCCGCAGGAGGAGCGCCCGCCGCCTCGCCGCTCCCCCGGCCAAGACCGACCCCACCGCGCTGCGCCTCTCGCCCGGCTGCCCCAGAGCTCCTGCCCCCGCCGAGCCCGCGCCGGGGACACGCGCAGCCCGGACCAAAGCGCTGCCCTTGAGCCCCTGCAAGCGCCTGA GTGATGACAACCTCTGCAATGTTCCCCATGCTCTGCCCTGTTCCCCGGCCAAACGCAGCAAGGAGAACCAGGGGCGCCGCTTGCTTTTCGGGGACCCCCCGGCCTCCCCTGAGAAGCCCAGCAGCCCGGTGCTGTCCCCACGGCGTGGGGGGCAGGAGACCCCCCGCAGCTTAGGGCCTGGCAGGCACCCTGCCCGCACCCGGCTCTTCAGGCAGGAAG GTACCTGCTACCAGCAGGTGAAGCGGGTGCTGCACGCGGCCGTGCCTGAGCGCCTCCACGGCCGGGAGAAGGAGACCAGCACCATCCGGCAGTTCCTGCGGGAACACGTCTGCGGCCGCCGGCCCGGCAGCCTCTACATCTCTGGAGCCCCCGGGACGGGGAAAACGGCCTGTCTGAGCCGTGTCCTGCTCGACTGCAAG GATGAACTCTCCGGGAGCAAAACCATTGTCCTGAACTGCATGTCGCTGAGCAGCCCCCAGGGTGTCTTCCCcgccctggggcagcagctgggcctGCCCGTGGTCACTGGCCGGGAGGGCCTGCGCAGGCTGGAGGCAAAGCTGACGGCCCAGGGGCCTATGGT CCTCCTAGTGCTGGACGAGCTGGACCAGCTGGAGAGCAAAGGGCAGGACGTGCTCTACACCCTCTTTGAGTGGCCCCAGCTGCCCAGGTCCAGGCTTGTCCTTGTGG GCTTGGCCAATGCTCTGGACCTGACGGACCGAAGCCTGGCCCGGCTCAGTGCCCGCTCCGctggcagcccccagctgctgcacttCCAGCCCTACACCAGGGAGCAGCTCGCTGCCATCCTGCAGGAGCGGCTGGGACAG GTGGAGGGTGACCCCGTCCTGGATGCTGCTGCGCTCCAGTTCTGTGCCCGCAAGGTCTCTGCGGTCTCTGGTGATGCTCGCAAGGCCCTGGATGTCTGCAG ACGTGCCGtggaggtggtggagctggaggtgcggagccagaccctgctcaaGCCGCTGCCCAGCGGTGA ccctgtctgtCCCACAGGTGACTCCCCGGTGTCCCCTGTCCCCAGACGCGTGGGGCTCCCGCACATCTCCCGGGTGATTTCAGAGGTATTTGGGGATCGGTTGGCAccgggggggcaggggggccgGGATGCCTTCCCCCTGCAGCAGaaagtgctgctctgctccctgctcctgctcgCCCGGCACCTGCACACCCGGGAGGTGACGCTGGGGAAG CTTCATGACACCTACAGCCAGGTCTGCCGGCGGCAGCAGCTCCCCCCTGTTGACCAAGTGGAGTGTCTGTCCCTTGTCACCCTCCTGGAGTCCCGTGGTGTCCTTGAGCTGAAGAAAGCCAAAGAGGCCCGGCTGGCCAAG GTCTGCCTGAAGATGGAAGAGGCTGCAGTGGAGCATGCTCTGCaggatgtggtgctggtgggcagCATCCTGGCTCAGGGGCTGCCTTAG
- the WIPF2 gene encoding WAS/WASL-interacting protein family member 2, translating into MPIPPPPPPPPGPPPPPTLSQANTEPPKLSREEQRGRGALLQDICKGTKLKKVTQINDRSAPILEKPKGSGGSSYGSSSAAIQPKGGLFQGGVPKLRPVGAKDSSDGCSKQTLQVPGSRAAAPRPPVPASNSRPQDDADNSRASPPELPRTQRPSLPDLSRPSTAGATGMKHSSSAPPPPPPGRRAAAPPAPPPAHGAKVSSYNREKPLPPTPGQRLPISRDGPPAPPPIKPPPSPVSIRTGSGAQGQSLAPPPPPYRQPPGVPNGPSSPINESAPELPQRHNSLHRKAPGPLRGLAPPPPASASPSLQSSRPPPPARDPPSRGAAPPPPPPMLRNGGRDAPPPPPPYRLHGSSEPSSRGKPPPPPTRTPAGPPPPPPPVRNGHRDSISTVRAFLDDFESKYSFHPVEDFPAPEEYKYFQRIYPSKTNRATRGAPPLPPIPR; encoded by the exons ATGCCGATCCCTcctcccccgccgccgcctcccggccCGCCGCCACCTCCCACCCTCAGCCAG gcgAACACAGAACCACCCAAGCTGAGCCGAGAGGAGCAGCGGGGCCGTGGGGCCCTCCTGCAAGACATCTGTAAAGGGACCAAGCTAAAGAAAGTGACACAAATCAATGACCGGAGCGCACCCATCCTGGAGA AGCCCAAGGGCAGTGGCGGCAGCAGCTACGGCTCCAGCTCCGCTGCCATCCAGCCGAAGGGTGGTCTCTTCCAAGGTGGAGTGCCCAAGCTCAGGCCTGTGGGAGCAAAGGACAGCTCAG ACGGCTGCAGTAAGCAGACCCTGCAAGtccctggctccagagctgccgCCCCCAGGCCCCCGGTGCCGGCCAGCAACAGCCGACCTCAGGATGATGCTGACAACAGCCGGGCTTCTCCGCCGGAGCTGCCGCGCACGCAGAGGCCGTCCCTGCCGGACCTGTCCCGGCCCAGCACCGCCGGTGCCACCGGCATGAAGCACAGCTCgtccgccccgccgccccccccacccggccgccgcgccgccgcGCCTCCCGCCCCCCCTCCGGCACACGGCGCCAAAGTCTCTTCCTACAACCGGGAGAAGCCCCTGCCTCCCACCCCGGGACAGCGACTGCCCATCAGCAGGGACGGgccccctgccccaccacccATTaagccccctccctccccagtcAGTATCCGAACGGGATCGGGGGCTCAGGGCCAGTCTCTTGCCCCCCCACCGCCCCCTTATCGGCAACCCCCTGGTGTCCCCAACGGCCCTTCCAGCCCCATCAACGAGTCAGCCCCGGAGCTCCCGCAGAGACACAACTCCTTGCACAGGAAGGCGCCGGGCCCGTTGCGGGGTCTGGCACCACCACCACCCGCTTCAGCCTCCCCGTCTCTCCAGAGCAGCCgtccccctcccccagcccgAGACCCCCCCAGCCGCGGAGCAG ccccgccgccccctccgCCCATGCTGCGAAACGGGGGGCGTGacgcccccccacccccgccccccTACAGACTGCACGGCTCCTCCGAGCCCTCCAGCCGAGGGAAGCCAcccccacctcccaccaggACACCGGCtgggccaccaccaccacctccaccagTGCGGAACGGGCACCGGGACTCCATCTCCACTGTCAGAGCATTCCTGG ATGACTTTGAATCCAAATACTCCTTTCATCCTGTTGAAGACTTCCCAGCCCCAGAGGAATATAAATACTTCCAGAGAATCTaccccagcaaaacaaacagag cTACGCGTGGGgccccccctctgccccccatcCCCAGGTGA
- the RAPGEFL1 gene encoding LOW QUALITY PROTEIN: rap guanine nucleotide exchange factor-like 1 (The sequence of the model RefSeq protein was modified relative to this genomic sequence to represent the inferred CDS: deleted 1 base in 1 codon), giving the protein MKPLEKLLKKPGSHLPSRPAAAPGSGPGPRRQSLSRPPASPEDPAGPQPGGEGRWLELRPPEAPLRSPEEPSPGGDRDRDREPPSSEPPPAARCGCAPPAPAPPERLLERLLERLPAGGGHGRGCPSDSLLDDIVLTHSLFLPTESFLQQLHQHFVLVGGSPPPRWEEGAGLRRKRAVLAVLLHFLDTYKGLLQEEESAGKVIKELYLLIMKDTSLYHDLEDEILKLHQLVESVELKVAEETPPPNKQVKPLFRHFRRIDSCLQTRVAFRGSDEIFCRVYMPDHSYVTIRSRLSASVQDILASVTEKLQYSEEQSAREDALILVTMASSGEKAVLQPSEECVFTTLGINSHLFACTRDTFDSLVPLPEEIQVVPGDTEIHRVEPEEIAKHLTAFHWELFRCIHELEFVDYVFHGERGRRETANLELLLQRCCEVQHWVGTELLLCEALGKRAHLLKKLIKIAAICKQNQDMLSFYAIIIGLNNAAISRLRLTWEKLPGKFKNLFRKFENLTDPCRNHKTYREVLAKMKPPLIPFVPLILKDLTFLHEGSKTLLDGLVNVEKLHCIAEKVRTIRKYRSRPLCLELEASPGQLQTKAYVRQLRVIDNQNLLFELSYKLEPGGQ; this is encoded by the exons ATGAAGCCGCTGGAGAAGTTGCTGAAGAAGCCGGGCTCGCACctgccctcccgccccgccgccgcacCAGGATCGGGACCGGGACCGCGGCGGCAGAGCCTGTCGcgcccccccgcctcccccgaGGATCCTGCGGGGCCGCAGCCGGGGGGCGAGGGCCGGTGGCTGGAGCTGCGGCCGCCCGAggctccgctccgctcccccGAGGAGCCGTCCCCGGGCGGCGACCGCGACCGGGACCGAGAGCCGCCGAGCTCCgagccgccgcccgccgcccgctgCGGCTGCGCCCCCCCCGCGCCCGCGCCCCCCGAGCGGCTCCTGGAGCGGCTGCTGGAGCGGCTGCCCGCGGGCGGGGGGCACGGCCGGGGCTGCCCATCAG ACTCACTGCTGGATGACATCGTGCTCACACACTCGCTCTTCCTGCCCACCGAgagcttcctgcagcagctgcaccagca CTTCGTGCTGGTGGGGGGCAGCCCCCCGCCTCGCTGGGAGGAGGGGGCCGGGCTGCGGCGCAAGCGGGCGGTGCTGGCCGTGCTGCTGCATTTCCTCGACACCTAcaaggggctgctgcaggaggaggagagcgcTGGGAAGGTGATCAAG GAGCTTTATCTGCTCATCATGAAGGACACGTCCCTCTACCATGACCTGGAGGATGAGAtcctcaagctgcaccagctCGTGGAGTCAGTGGAGCTCAA GGTGGCCGAGGAGACCCCCCCCCCT AACAAGCAGGTGAAGCCGCTGTTCAGGCACTTCCGCCGCATCGACTCGTGCCTGCAGACCCGCGTGGCCTTCCGGGGCTCCGACGAGA ttTTCTGCCGCGTGTACATGCCCGACCACTCGTACGTCACCATCCGCAGCCGCCTCTCGGCCTCGGTGCAGGACATCCTGGCCTCGGTCACCGAGAAGCTGCAGTACTCAGAGGAGCAGAGCGCCCGCGAGGACGCCCTCATCCTCGTCACCATGGCCTCCTCCGGAG AGAAGGCGGTGCTGCAGCCCAGCGAGGAGTGCGTCTTCACCACCCTGGGCATCAACAGCCACCTCTTTGCCTGCACCAGGGACACCTTCGACTCCCTG GTGCCGCTGCCTGAGGAGATCCAGGTGGTCCCGGGGGACACAGAAATCCACCGTGTGGAGCCGGAGGAGATCGCCAAACACCTCACCGCCTTCCACTGGGAGCTGTTCCGCTGCATCCACgag CTGGAGTTCGTGGACTACGTGTTCCAtggggagcggggccggcgggaGACGGCGaacctggagctgctgctgcagcgcTGCTGCGAGGTGCAGCACTGGGTGGGCacggagctgctgctctgcgaGGCGCTGGGCAAGCGCGCCCACCTGCTCAAGAAGCTCATCAAGATCGCTGCCAT CTGCAAGCAAAACCAGGACATGCTCTCCTTCTACGCCATCATCATCGGGCTCAACAACGCTGCCATCAGCCGCCTGCGCCTCACCTGGGAG AAGCTCCCGGGGAAATTCAAGAACCTGTTTCGGAAGTTTGAGAACCTGACG GACCCCTGCAGGAACCACAAGACTTACCGGGAGGTGCTGGCCAAGATGAAACCCCCCCTCATCCCCTTCGTGCCGCTCATCCTCAAAG ATCTGACCTTCCTGCATGAAGGCAGCAAGACCCTCCTGGATGGGCTGGTCAACGTGGAGAAACTG CACTGCATCGCCGAGAAAGTGAGAACCATCCGCAAGTACCGGAGCCGCCCGCTCT gcctGGAGCTGGAGGCCTCCCCGGGGCAGCTGCAGACCAAGGCCTACGTGCGGCAGCTGCGGGTCATCGACAACCAGAACCTGCTCTTCGAGCTCTCCTACAAGCTGGAGCCGGGCGGCCAGTGA